The following are encoded together in the Actinoplanes sp. N902-109 genome:
- a CDS encoding DinB family protein, whose protein sequence is MIDDFAKDYLHRQLKVTREALVWKLDGLSEYDIRRPLTVTGTNLLGLVKHMATWEARYLGEIFARPFPESLPRWQDADGSDLWVAPDETREQVVGFYRRAWDHADATIEELPIDALGHVPWWPSPEVKLFTMMVHVLQDTTRHAGHADILREQLDGRTGVMAEYEEPIDTAARATHWATIERAARTAVGGTDRSGS, encoded by the coding sequence GTGATCGATGACTTCGCGAAGGACTACCTGCACCGCCAGCTCAAGGTGACCCGTGAGGCACTGGTGTGGAAGCTCGACGGCCTGTCCGAGTACGACATTCGACGTCCCCTGACGGTGACCGGGACCAACCTTCTCGGGCTGGTCAAACACATGGCGACCTGGGAGGCCAGGTACCTGGGTGAGATCTTCGCCCGCCCGTTCCCGGAGTCGCTACCGCGCTGGCAGGACGCGGACGGCAGCGATCTGTGGGTAGCACCGGATGAGACGCGCGAGCAGGTTGTCGGTTTCTACCGACGTGCTTGGGACCATGCAGACGCGACGATCGAAGAGCTCCCCATCGACGCCTTGGGCCACGTGCCGTGGTGGCCGAGCCCCGAGGTGAAGCTGTTCACCATGATGGTCCACGTCTTGCAGGACACCACCCGGCATGCCGGCCACGCCGACATCCTGCGTGAGCAGCTCGACGGTCGGACCGGGGTGATGGCTGAGTATGAGGAGCCGATCGACACGGCGGCCCGCGCGACACACTGGGCGACGATCGAGCGGGCCGCCCGGACAGCCGTCGGCGGCACGGACCGATCCGGCTCTTGA
- a CDS encoding DDE-type integrase/transposase/recombinase: MIHERLVDQYGFTGDYQRVKIYLQQARPRVAAELGISPDQLAGLHRRFEVIPGAQAQVDWGDEGAILAHVGIPKVYSFHMVLSYSRDPFCCFTTSQDPAAFWGAHRLAFQHFGGVPGSIVYDRTKTVVRRHVAPGQAVAFAGHYDFAIDVLAAYRPTGKGRVERQITIVRDHVLAGRAFSSLEEIDAAFLPWVPQRRGLRHRTHGEIIGVRAIRDHEALRPIPAKPYVVADRYLRHVGKDCLVAYAGNLYSVPARRVRHRQLVEIRATAPSTTSSAN, translated from the coding sequence GTGATCCACGAGCGGCTGGTCGATCAGTACGGGTTCACCGGTGACTACCAGCGGGTGAAGATCTATCTGCAGCAGGCCCGGCCCCGGGTCGCGGCCGAGCTGGGGATCAGCCCGGACCAGTTGGCCGGGTTGCACCGCCGGTTCGAGGTCATCCCGGGCGCTCAGGCCCAGGTCGACTGGGGTGACGAGGGCGCCATCCTCGCGCACGTCGGGATTCCGAAGGTCTACTCGTTCCACATGGTGCTGTCGTATTCGCGGGATCCGTTCTGCTGCTTCACCACCAGCCAGGACCCGGCCGCGTTCTGGGGCGCTCATCGGCTGGCATTTCAGCATTTCGGCGGGGTTCCCGGCTCGATCGTCTACGACCGCACCAAGACTGTGGTCCGGCGGCACGTCGCGCCCGGTCAGGCGGTCGCGTTCGCCGGGCACTACGACTTCGCCATCGACGTCCTGGCCGCCTACCGGCCGACCGGGAAAGGCCGGGTCGAACGGCAGATCACCATCGTGCGGGATCACGTCCTGGCCGGCCGGGCGTTCTCCTCGCTGGAGGAGATCGACGCCGCCTTCCTGCCGTGGGTGCCGCAACGTCGAGGGCTGCGGCACCGCACTCACGGCGAGATCATCGGGGTCCGCGCGATCCGCGACCACGAGGCACTGCGCCCGATTCCGGCCAAACCGTATGTCGTTGCCGACCGGTATCTACGGCACGTCGGCAAGGACTGCCTGGTCGCCTACGCCGGCAACCTCTACTCGGTGCCCGCGCGTCGGGTCCGGCACCGGCAGTTGGTGGAGATCCGGGCGACCGCACCCTCGACGACCTCGTCCGCCAACTGA